The sequence below is a genomic window from Dermacentor andersoni chromosome 6, qqDerAnde1_hic_scaffold, whole genome shotgun sequence.
GAGAAAGTTGTGCTGGATGGAACTATCAAAACGAAAAGGAAACACATAGTGGTTAAAATAACTTGGGACAGCACAGTGGAAGACTATGAAGTAATTTTGACTGTGCAGAGTTCTTTAACGTTCATCTTCATATGCCAATGGCCATTTTTGGCATTACCCAATCCATGTGTAACTGCTGCGGCTGGGAATCAAACCTACGGTCTTGTTTTCATCACCAGAATGAAACAGTCGTAGACACTATAGAGGACCTCAGTCCTCATCAGAATTGCTGTAGCACTTTGCATCGCTAATGTTTTTGTCTTTTCACCTACAAATTCACTTATTAAGCATGAAATTCTATTAGCTCCCGTTGTTAGCGATCTTCAAGTGAACTTGAGCCGAAAGACAGAGccattatccgggcactcaaatgaGAACATCAGGACAAGTTGCGTGAACAAAACGAGATcctccgggcaaccagtcaaaagtTAAGAAAATGTGGTCTCTGGCCCCAACCCCTTTGTACACGACTGCATTACACACACTAGTTACTGCCCTaacaaacaagttacaaaaaatattgcttccgagtttttcctaatgtttgttcacaatatcactcaagctgtaatttctaatgcgctgaagttttatttgtcatttacaatagcgacgttcaaaagtcagatacagggcaccatacacttgattgtcatcttttggcgctgagacagggttgcctgtgctcttctCAATGCCAGCAGGCCATGAATTCGGCGGTGCGAGTTTTTCACTGCATGACCAGGCCAGCAGCGTCTGGCGGGCCACAGATGGttgtgtggtgtggtgtggtgtggtgggccttgcgaacatgcactatacccattttaagattgtggctagttcatctccaaccaatctgctttaccGGTAGCAATTTCATGCTTACGTCTACTCTCAATTatgggagagccagcattttttttaaatgttactttGACTAACAAGTTTAATTAATTGGCAGCTCTAATCACCATAGCCTTGCCCATGATGGTATCAgtatacacattcatctatagaACTTAACAATGTTCATTCCTATGTATGGTGCTGGTTCTGCCATTTAAACCCTGTCAAGCAAGGTTCGTGCAATCCAATGTATGGCCAGTCATACCAAAAGCTGCATTCAATGAACTTCCAATGAGTTTCAAATAGTTCCAAATATTCGGGCCATGTGATGCCTTTCTCATGTGCTGCCTGCCTTATTGGATGCTACATTGTGCAGGGACATGCATATTGCACATAAAATGTTCGCAAAACATATTTTACACTTGCCTCTGCGCGGCTCTTGCTGAAATTTCACGGTAAGATTGCATTCTGGAACCTACATCATTCAGTGTAACACTAGTGGCGCAGTTAATTTTCTGGTTCTTGCAAGGTTAACTTCGTTTATGGAGATGCATGCTGCCAAAACAACGTAAGCGTAAGCTTGCGTGGCCACCTGCCAGCAACTGCAGAAAGTAGCCGTTCAAGGAGGGTTGCCGTATGTTGCCCACTACTCTGGAGCAGGCAGCGACCCCTCGTGAATGGCAGCTTTCTGCAGCTGACAGTAGGCGACAACATATTTTATGCATGCGCTGTAGCGACAGCAGCTTGCACCTATAGATGAAGGaaactttgcatttttttttcttaaaaagctggcagttaactgtgccaagtgttgcACTGAATGACGCAGACTCCAAAATGCGATCTCCTGTggaatttgagcaagaacagtgcagcagtaAGTGCGAAATCATTTTTCATACATTTTAAGCGAAATGGGCACATCCCTGTACTTTATTTAGGATTTAGAAAGCCTATATCTTGCATTTTTCAAGATAGTGCACTCATTACACAAGGTAAAATATAATTGATTTAAATGTATTTACTCACTGAAGAATGCACTTACCACAATCACACAGGGAGCAGCAAAAATCCAACAGAGGAAGAAGTACTTGTTTGGCGTGATGCCTATCATGTCCTTGATGTTGGCGTAGATCCTTTTCGCACCTGCAAGAGAGTTAGTGTAAGTCGTGCGAGTGTAATTAAGGCGACGCTTGAGTAGACTGAGATGACAGCGTGTCCTTGCAAAACTGTGGCCGAGAGTGCGTGCATACCATATATCCAGGCAAAGCCGATAATCTCGAAGAGGACAACAGTCAGCAGTGAGACACCGCTAGCCGAGAAGAAGTCCATCAGCTGGAAGATGTACATGCCTCCCTGCAAAACAGATGAAGAATGCGAAGGGCTTCGAAACAACAGCAAAAAGCATGCCAAGAAGCTCACTTATGACGATGCGGAAGTGCATCTTGAACTCTGTCACAGACACATTGAAGACACAAGGCCATTCATTTGTGCAATTAAGTGCTGCAATAATCCAACATGGCATGGTAGATTTTGCAAGCACCACTCTGGATAAGAGAGATGTAGATGATAAGATTGTGTGTGGTTTGTTGGCTCGCCACATTGGCTCCTCAAAAATATAGCTCATGAGATACTGGCATTAGTAATGGCTGGTCTTGTGTCTCCATTGCAATGTGTGCTGGCAGGTCTAGACTGTATTTTTCATGTAAGGTGCTACACTCCTCTTACCTGAGTAACCAGGGGTAGCCCCAGCAGGAATtggacgacgacgacgctcaaAGTGAACAGGCGGCGGTACGGTCTCAGCGTAGAGGCAAACTCATCCACCAGTCCAGTGACGAGTGCCTCAACGGTGCAGAACTGGCTGTCAATGCCCAGAACGATGAGCATGAGGAAGAAGAGTACTGCCCAGACTGGCGCAAAAGGTAACTGCACCACCATCTCGGGGTAGGCCAGGAATGCAAGGCCAGGTCCTGCATATGCAGCACACTAATGTGTGGGCATACTGAGCaagtcatcattatcattatcctATTGCCATGGTGTAATGACGGTGAAAAACCAGTCAATGGCACAACTGTAAATCATGAATCTAACTGTCTATTGAgtgaacttgtgccctgaaaaacaagtaacactcggAGCACAATAACAGCAGTGAGCACAATTGCTGGTCATCAAAATCTTGTCTACAGGTCAAGTGCATCAGCTATTTATATGCGACTTATTGTACATTCCAGCATGATCACTGGTGCTTGCGTACATTCCAGAATGTAGACCACTATTCGCATCGCATATGCAATCTAATTAGACAAAGTTCTTTTGCTATAGAATTGGCGACAGCATTTGGGAAAGTTCTGATGCATGTAGGCGCGTCTTGCACCAAGCAATAACTTTGTAACAGGGGTTAGCCAGAGCAAAGCGTCACTGGAAAGAAAGATAATGTACTTGTGTGAGTATTCTATTTCATGTCGACTGCTGGATGAAGGCATCTCCCAGAAATTTCTAATTACGCCAGTCTTGCTACAGCTGCCTCCACTTTATGCCTTAATATTTCCAAATGTTTTCACACCACGTGCCATCGTTGACATttgccttctcttggcacccacttTGATGCTTTAATAGACCACCGGTTACCTGCTTTATGCATTACGCGGCCTGCCTAACGCTATTTcttcctcttaatctcaactagaatatcagttaCACTACCAGCTACATTTCTTATCAATGCTACCCAGTTTGGGTGTTTTGATGTACCACCTACCATTTTCCATTCTATTGCGCGTTATGCGATCCTTAGATTCTTCTGAAGTTCtattttaaagcgcagctctttggAGCCCGTTCCTGCATTTCGCAGCACCGTCGTCCTTCAccgtaaccagctccgtagcaGGGGCCAGcacgctgctctagctgcgcgtgctcctggcgccatctctcgcgcagAGCGtgagccttgctctcttcgctcctcctccaatgccacccCTGTGCGGCGGCAGTCAGAGCGCCAGCTCAGTGGCGGCTGatctcgatgatgtgctgctgTGCACTGTGTGCGTTCTTGCTCACGAGGAAACACTCTTGACAGCCACCTAACAGAAACGTTGTGCTTATCAAGTTCTTTGGTAAATATTTGCAGTACTGAGGTTTTCGACATAACCACAAATTGTCTGGATGTTGAGCTGGCATATTGAGCTGGCAAGCTATCTGTGGGCACCCTCAGAAGCAATTTGCATTGTGGTGTACTGCGAGGGCGAGAACGTTTATGGAGCGAGATTACTGCTTCTGATTACAGGTGAGCAAGTCTGTGGTTCATCACTGACCTGGCTGTTCTGACTGTCACAACTGTCCAACTGTCACATTTCATGCCATGAGTACACACCATGAGTACACACACCTATAGCTATAGTATTGCACTGATTAACCTTTAAGGGTATGCATGCTCTATTCAAGCTAAAGTATCAGTTTGCAGCACACACAAATATGCAGTGTGAAGGCTACCTGATCGTGCCACCTCAGAGACATCCTTGTCTTGTATGTGGGCCATGTGACCTAGAACTGAGAATATGACCAGACCAGCAAAAAGACTTGTTCCACTGCAAATGGTGCACACGATCATGGAATCCCTGCAAAATGACAAACACAGTGACAGTGTGTTTCATGAGGTGCAATTGCCATCACAGCACTAATAAAAATGTACAAGGAACTAAGATATTCATAATTCAGAATGCAAATCCAGCACTTCTATTTTGAATGAAAGCATTTTTTAATATGGTGAACTTTATATTCGATTTCATGAAATATTCAATTGTGACTCATTAAACATGATTATTGTATGTTTATTGGACCTTGCCCGCCATAAATATTGCCAACAACTGCTTCAGGCACTTCTTCCAAGCCAATTAACCAGAAAGTATGGTCAATTTGTGACTGTTTTCTCATATACAGAAGCTGATCAGTGGAATGGACTCTAAATAGCATCACTCTCAtcaaaggaaataaaaaatatctttttttttagaactttCCCTCTACGTGTTTCTTTTCTGCTTTCGGAAGTAGGAAAATACTTAGCACTCAATTTGACATTTTAGGTCCTTATTTCTCAAGTATGGATATATACTTATTCGATTAAACCTAAAAGTTTCGTTATTCAAACACCATTACAATGTAATGCACACATCTAGGAAAACAGCCAAGAGCACTGCTGATATGCCAGCAAATGTATTTTGCGTAATAACAACCAATTTTACTTTCAATATGATATATATTATATTGATGGTATTGATGTTATTATGTGATATATTCGTGAACTGTTTGTCCATACCAAACTTTCAGCCAATGGTGTCTGCATGTATATGGAGGCACTGCATACAGATACTATAGGAATGGGTTAATTGTCTAACTAGATCAAAAGGTGTAAAATTGGCATGTCTGGACATTTTCACCTCACATAATTAAGGTAAAGCAAGCGAGAACTAAGAAAATATTGAGTAAAAAGAAGTGAAGGCATCATTTGTTTAGGCACAACATAACAAAATGTAAATTAGCGGGGGGGGCGGGGGATAGGTACAAGTTTCATCATCTGCACCAACCTGTAAAAGTTGTGGTTGTACTTGTTGTAGCTACCCAGCGCAACATTGGCACCAATGCCGATGCCGTATGAGAACAACACCTGTGTCCCAGCCGCAATCCACACCTGCAGACAAGAATGGAGGGCTGACATGGTGACAGGTTGGCCCCTGTCAATGCTTGTCATTCTCTTTTCAGAGTTCATCACACCTTGACAGGGGTGGAGGGTCGCTCACGTCAACACAACAAATGTGTTCTGTACATGTATGCAGAATGCTTACAAACAGAGTGCCTAGCAATCAGCAGGTCGAATGGGCCCAATGCACACCTTGAAAATGTTTTTCAAGTGTGCAGCTAACAAAGTGACATGCACAAGTGAATGATACACGCTTTCATTTTACTGGGTGAGCATGTTGGACCGAGAGATTTTTCAGTGAAGCCCCGTGTGGTGACCAAAGATTCACTTTACTGCTGACAGTGTCAAGTGCAGTGACATTGACAAGATACGAAACTGTAGACAAGCTATGGCAGAAATTTAAGGAAGGCATTGCATTCTGTGAAAGTAACTTTATACCAACTAAAATAAGGTATCTAAAACGTGAATAACCGTGGATAATGCGTAACATTATTCgtatgaaaagaaaagtgtagtgcatgCGCAGAAACCGAGGTAATCCGGACGACATTCACAGTTTGTGCAATAACGTCTTAATCTTAAGAATTGCTTAAGAGCCCCCATAGTTCTTTTAAATGCTATTGTAaccatatatatatgtacagataacaacacacacacacacagagaacaACTTAATCCATTGTGTATTTCCTTTGATgggtttctgtctttcttttttctgtaagctAGCAACTCACATGAAGTGCAAAATGAAGACACTACTGCCTCTGTGTGGCACAAAATGGAGAGCTGTGGCTCACCCTCGGATCTCTGAGCTTGCTCCATTCAGGACGCAGGTAGTATAGTAGCCCTTCTGAGGCACCCTCCAATGTGACTCCACGGATGAACAGGATGAACAGAATGAGATAGGGGAAGAGTGCTGTGCACCAAATAATCTGTAATGTGCAAATTGGCGAGACGACGTAATCAAGACAAGGCATTGTAGCTGCATGGCACTGCATAAGAATTTCTTTCTGGATTTTTTTGTTGCATTATAATAACAGGAAAATTCCCAATCACATCTGATTGATTATGTAGACCATGCATGTCTGACAGTTTCGCCAAACACCTTAGTACTATAGTTGCCTCACATTGCATCTAGTAGCATGGTGAAAATAGATGTTCTCATGATAAGCCTCACGCCTATTCCCACGCCTATTCCCACTTAATGCACCGGTGAAAACACTGTTTAGCGGGAAATAAATGCATAAAAAGTAAGGAATATACAACAGCGCTATATCTTTAATCACTTTCTTCTGTATGTTCTTAAGCAATGCAGCACATCAGATTCCATGAAATTCATTGCGGCTGAATAACCCATTATATCACTGAAAGGGATTGTTACCTACAGCTTTGGATATGTATATGGGTTAGATAGCTTCAGTGACGGCATACAATGCAGTGCTATGGTGCAACGGTTCAGTACAGTACAGCACAGTGCAGATCAGCATGTgcacagatttttttcatttatcaGATAGAATTAACCGGCTCCAGGCACTACTTTATTCATGCGAGTTGCCTCACATGTTCGTGCAGCATTTTTTGAGGACAACTGTGCTGAACTATGGCTGAACGACTTGGTGATGGAGCCATCCTGATTTGTGAAATCGCTTGTACAACTCCTACGGCTCCGCAGCTCGCAAAAAAAAGCTGCCATCAATAATCGAATGCTGGCAGCATTCTCAAATCCACTGATATACATGCAAAATGATAAACCAGCAGACTTCAGTGATTCTGGAAGCTGTGAACTAATTTACTGTGAAAGCGTTATACTCTTGATCCCCACTACCACCAATGCCACCAACTTTGCACACAGATTCAATTCCATGTAAACTTGTAGAATTGTGTGCCACAACAATGATGGCAGCATAACAATGAAAATGACAGTGGCAGGAAGGCAACACAATGACAACCTTAACAATGAGGGAATGAGGATGGCAATACACATACTTCAGTGTAACAGAATCGAACAGATGGATGGACCAAGCAAACTTTGTTTTGAGCTCCTACTGCTCAAGAGTAGCTTGTAGAAAGCATTTCATGCAAAGTTATaaacagcattaaaaaaatatgGCCAGTGTGCCGCAGGGTAAGTAACCTAGTCTCTCATGTTATGTTGATGACTATGGGGGAGCTGTTGCTGGTGTTCTTCTAGTTTTCAACGTATGTTTGCTCTCTATAATGCGAAAAAGGAAAACAGGGGTAAGGGGGAACGTTGGCCTCATTGTTAAGATGGTGTAAATGTGGCATTCGATTTCATCTTGCTCTGGACATTGACATCTGAGGATAGCTCCATGAAATAGGTTGCATTCCGGCAACCGTGTCGGAGTACTGTTTAAACAGATGGATTAAAAGTGCAGCGGCTTACATGAAACATAACTGCCTGTGTGTAGACCTTCAAGCGACACATTTGAAAGGGCCTCACCTTGCCACTCTGATGGAGTCCTCTCCAAATAACTATGTACACAAGGAACCATGCCAAGAGAAGGTAGAGGGCAAGTTCAGGCCGCAGAGAACCAACTTCCTCCAAGCCATTAGTGATGCCCAGCACATTGTTCCTgaaagcacaagaaagaaaggtCTTTCATTTCACCATCAGTCAAGACACAATGAGCTCGCCCGGTAATGTGCTCATGGTTCCATCGATCGGCAGCTTGTGAACATCCTAACAGCATATTGTTTGCAGTCACTCTGGGCTTATTTTATTCTCGTTCACTTAGATAAATGACATCAGTCATACAACTTACAAAATGTTTGGGCGTGAGTTTTTATTCGAAATTTTGTATGGAGTACTGATGCAATTGCTTGCAAGAAGACATCTGTCGTGTTATTCTTTGAGAGGCAGAGACGAAGAAGGAAAGGAGGGAATCTTACACTCAGGAATGGGGCAAAGATAGATGAGAAAAAGGAAagataagaaaaataataaagagccAGTCAGCGTGAACACATGCACAGAGAAATTTTCACTAACAGTCACGAGTGTAATTGGGCTTTTGCGGCCTTGTGCATGCAAAAATGCAATCCAATGTAACATGTAATGAAGTAATGGCATCACTGCATATTTGCCTGCAGATATAACCACTATAACATAGTCAAACCAGTTGTAATGTTCATGCTTATGCACCAAATATAGTTTTGTACATCAGGTAAGCTCGCCCATGAGGAAAGTAAAATAACCGCTGCAATACGTTCGTTCATACAGATTCCTTACGGAATACATACGGATTCCTTATCTGcagtagaaagaaaagaaacaagcaaggaatttttttattgaaaacgAAACTAGATGGATAGTAGGTAGTAATATTTTGTCTGCGCCTTACTCTGCTTTCAACATCACTAAGAATGGAGTTCTGGATCAGTGAGATTGTCTAGACCTGCTCcagttcacttccagtaagcaacGCAACAACACACAGGTAAGAAGCTTGTAGGATCCTGCTTTGCTGCACTTCCTATAAGCTTTGTGCACATTTCTGAACATTctagcacattaaaaaaagaaaagtaaatttaAATATGTCtgccaaaaataataaaataaagattactcCCCTGAGCCCTTGCTTTCGCTGTCTGCAAGTGCTTTGTGGCACTGGCACTGGGCTCCCCGAGTTCAATACACCCAATGTCTAGTTCGCTGTGAGGCCGATATTTTATACCACAGTCACATGGGCACTTTCGATCGATCGAGTGAGATCCAGGTTGAATTTCTCAATTGCGGTTGGCTCCCTTCTGAAGCTCAATttttgcgcaaaggagccaatcccAATTCAGCAATTCAATCCCATTTGAAAGTGGCCAGTATGACTGGAGTATACTTAAGTTTCGAGTGTTTGATATATGGAATAAGCAGAACCCATTTATAATGAAATCAATAGTTCCGCAAGAAGTGGTCATTATATCAGTAGCTTGCAATATGTGGACTTGCTCTTTGACATGTGCAAAAATTGGTCGCGCTGTTCTGTCGCAGAATTATTGCAAACCATTAACAAGCAGTGGCATGGCTAGAGTTGGCACATCGGGCATGTGCTTCCcctcctcaaaaaaagaaaataataataataaataattttgTGTTAGTCTGTAGCCTGCCCAATCTTCCTCCCCCTTCTATCCCCCTCCCCGGCACCGGTAAAGTGTAGGGAGGACATCGAAGCATGCTAGTCAGGTGCCTGCCACCCCCTTGAAAAATAATTCTGGCTGCACCACTGCTCAAGAGGCCTCCGGTGCAGTGGTGTAGTAATGCCAGGGGGGCGGTGGGGGTTGCCAGTTGGGGGAggtgtcatatatgtctgaagacccccccctctttccgccagcttgactgggcgtaaatggtaaagaatgtTCCGGTAACCAGctgcccgagctcatgtacccgatacACCAGATTTGTAATGCCGCAGAATTGTAGGTTGCAGCTTTAGCAACATCTTACATAATAATTACACGAATGTGCGGGTTGAAAAATTTAATTCGCTAAATCGTTTCTGTGTCGTCAGTATAAATACAGTGTTCCATTTATCAATTTTGTATCATTTGTGTTATTTTTCTACCAATTTAGAGGGGTGGAATAAAAACACCGTCTCCTAGTTTTGGCTAACTGTCTCGTTACCATTTTGTTGTTgagtgacttcatgtcacaaatacAGTGTGTTGTTTCAGCTGCACGAAATTTTATAAAAATGTGAATTTTGTGAGGTTAGTTTCGGATATTTCATCAGGTTAGGTGTCCTTAACTTGTGACCACTGAGAACTCGGTATTGTATGTGCAAATATGGGAGATAATTAATAAGGatatcttaaataactgcttAATTAGAAATTATAGAGGCAATGCTGCAAGTCAGGAATCGAGGACCCGAAGGCATATTATTAACTCCACAAgaacttctctaaacaaaatcgCCATGGGTGCTAGAGCccgcagtactttggcactgcgggtggCCCAGTATGACAGTaccaaaagaaatatgaaatagtgcaccaCTGAAGTTGATATCTCCATCCTCTCTACTGCTAGTCCAGACCAACAGTAGCTCAAGTTTCTGCTGGCATGGGCTTCATCacggctttctcttttttttcatggtgGCGTCAGGAATCGACGTGAAGCGTGCTCTATTGTGTTCCCAATCTTGTGGCAGTACTGCaactcggataatcacgtttgccaatagcagcaaatCTAAAAATGGCTTTGTGGATTGAAGAACTCGTAAATGTCAAAGCATTGGCGCCAGCGCAACAGggaagcaggtggcgttttctaatagggtgggaAGATCAAATGTCACTGGCAGGCTATCTCATTTTCGTTTGCGTTGAAGGCTGCACACAGCCAAAACACTGCACGCCATAGTACCTATGACAATCTTTGTGAAGTtgtagctcacgtactttgcgtgtgccctcaatatgcggccgaacgaagaaaactcaaatctacagttgacagcttggactcccgccccttttcagaagaaaagcttttgggcgcgtggaggagtgttgactgtgcccaacgtgccataaaagcacttttgaactttttaagtgagactggtttagacgatcgcctctagaagctgtgagacgtgtagtcagtgcgaaatgtgtttgcgcaaaaactttttgtggcaagattactttttgtatggacaagattactcttagtgtattgcatctccagtgcgcatccgcatattggacaacgtgtatatagtatctcattgtgccatatcataatcatccgccacctacctttccctgtatttcccacttccccattccccagtgaggagtagcaggctagagacacgctctccaggccgacctctcctcctttctctccattaaaatctactcctcctcctttgtgaagttgttgttggtcAACATATGACTGTtgggcttcaatttcgcaaatgcaatattgcctctaaaatcgCTAATTAAAACTCTCATATAATATTTTTGTTGCTTGTGAGCCATATTTTTCACGATGCTGCATCTGTACTGGCTGCCAAGCCATGCAGTCTGACAGCAGATGCACAAAtgtgcttatcacaagttatcgtTGCAGCAGCCTGCAACTTGGTGCATTAACTAAACCAGCGTGTATACTTGCTACATTCGCGATGTCTGGGAATGATAGTGAAAGGGGGGGCCTcgggggacgtgcgcggtatccaaggtggCTGTGCTGTTGCTGAACCCCCCCTGTTCCCCGGAAATTTTCTATATCTTCGCCTTGCTGACTACACCCTGTGGGGATGGGGGGTGAGGTGACAGAATACCTATGGGCCtcggtgccagacgacctagctacgccactgctccggTGACAACTTAATATCACTTCGTGAAGCGACCACTGCATGCTTACGAGTGAATTGAACTGCCTTTTCAGTGAATCGAACCTTCCGTGCGCGATGCCCACAAATAAATTCCTCGA
It includes:
- the LOC126522497 gene encoding sodium- and chloride-dependent GABA transporter 1-like isoform X2 — encoded protein: MLLATTGAFLVPFFISIVLCGVPLFVMEVSIGQYLNTGGIGIWNLVPMFKGVGFASMTMIGLSNIYYIVLIAYTLYYLVASFHSPLPWEQCGNEWNTERCLGIRENISSLAPRNLTAAQAVSSVKEYWENNVLGITNGLEEVGSLRPELALYLLLAWFLVYIVIWRGLHQSGKIIWCTALFPYLILFILFIRGVTLEGASEGLLYYLRPEWSKLRDPRVWIAAGTQVLFSYGIGIGANVALGSYNKYNHNFYRDSMIVCTICSGTSLFAGLVIFSVLGHMAHIQDKDVSEVARSGPGLAFLAYPEMVVQLPFAPVWAVLFFLMLIVLGIDSQFCTVEALVTGLVDEFASTLRPYRRLFTLSVVVVQFLLGLPLVTQGGMYIFQLMDFFSASGVSLLTVVLFEIIGFAWIYGAKRIYANIKDMIGITPNKYFFLCWIFAAPCVIVGMLVFYIAVPEPVTYSDHYVYPWWGEMIGWGMALASIIWIPTYAIYYLWNSSGTLLERIKKGVTPQVVPRKVQEGSPTSDESLALEPPTNIVRVLLQEKS